From the genome of Manduca sexta isolate Smith_Timp_Sample1 chromosome 14, JHU_Msex_v1.0, whole genome shotgun sequence, one region includes:
- the LOC115442941 gene encoding lipase 1, whose translation MYYYIFVPNERPEDAGLNFTQLGNKYGQTVIEHNVVTEDGYILKLFNIPGNRSVPVLLTHGILDSADTFLLRGHTSLVVYLRKFGYDVWVASVRGARYSRRHVTLDPDKDSEFWNFSVHEIGYYDLPALIDFVLSWNAVDKLSAAGHSQGNTIYYVLGATRPEYNDKVNIMIALGPISYLNHYKPPIHTIIKLGPLIDHILTTFNQEELFGDNSIYRTEINKFCTPYEVGYALCGEAFFSLAGYDVEEFEPAMFYVVIGHFPTSTSKKVAKHYLQIANNGDFVYYDYGQEKNLKLYNSETPPPYNLSAVTMNVALFVGRNDRVNPIENVRRLHKALPNVAQFKIMDREKFNHMDYIWGRHMYEYLFPYILEMLERFNS comes from the exons atgtattactaT ATATTTGTCCCAAATGAAAGGCCCGAAGACGCAGGACTTAATTTTACGCAACTAGGAAATAAATATGGACAAACAGTGATAGAACATAACGTGGTTACAGAAGATGGATATATTCTGAAACTCTTCAACATACCTGGTAACCGATCAGTTCCAGTGCTGCTGACACATGGCATCCTAGACTCCGCGGATACATTTCTTCTTCGAGGACATACTTCTTTGGTTGTTTACCTTCGGAAATTCGGCTATGACGTTTGGGTTGCCTCTGTCAGAGGGGCAAGGTACTCCCGGCGTCACGTTACCTTGGATCCTGACAAAGACAGTGAGTTTTGGAACTTCAGCGTCCACGAAATAGGCTACTACGATCTACCGGCTTTAATAGACTTCGTATTAAGTTGGAATGCTGTGGATAAATTGAGTGCGGCTGGACATTCTCAAGGGAATACCATTTACTACGTTTTAGGAGCAACAAGACCGGAGTACAACGATAAAGTTAATATCATGATTGCATTAGGACCTATTTCTTATCTAAATCATTACAAACCGCCAATCCATACTATAATAAAGTTAGGTCCACTTATAGACCATATTTTAACAACATTCAATCAAGAGGAGCTATTTGGTGATAATTCGATTTATAGAAccgaaataaataagttttgtacACCATACGAAGTTGGTTATGCGCTTTGTGGCGAAGCGTTTTTTAGTTTGGCCGGTTATGACGTAGaagaatttgaacctgcgatgTTTTATGTAGTCATCGGACATTTCCCGACAAGCACATCGAAGAAGGTCGCAAAACATTATTTGCAGATTGCAAATAATGGAGATTTCGTATATTACGATTACGGTCAGGAGaagaatttaaaactttataattcagAGACACCGCCACCTTACAATTTAAGTGCTGTTACGATGAATGTTGCGTTATTTGTTGGGAGAAATGATAGGGTGAACCCCATTGAGAATGTACGTAGATTACATAAGGCATTGCCTAATGTTGCGCAGTTTAAAATAATGGATCGCGAGAAATTCAATCACATGGATTATATATGGGGTCGGCATATGTATGAATACCTGTTTCCTTATATATTGGAAATGTTAGAAAGGTTTAATTCATAG